From one Bacteroides intestinalis DSM 17393 genomic stretch:
- a CDS encoding HU family DNA-binding protein, with protein sequence MAILFEWYENPVAPNQPQEETKLHARITLNGKTGTDRLRRKIQERCSLTETDVSAVLDALSHAMGEELAEGRQVHLDGIGYFHPTLTCTEEIKEDTKRKNTKVRLKGIKFRADQDLRSEIGNVKLKNIKHNGHSNKLSDEEIDRRLTVYFSQHHMMTRSDFQRVCGMMKSTAMGHIRRLRGEGKLKNIGLQNQPIYAPNVGYYGITEEVMM encoded by the coding sequence ATGGCAATCTTATTTGAATGGTACGAAAACCCGGTGGCTCCCAACCAGCCACAAGAAGAAACGAAACTTCATGCACGCATCACGCTGAATGGAAAAACAGGAACCGACAGGTTACGACGCAAAATCCAGGAACGTTGTTCACTGACGGAAACAGATGTGTCCGCCGTGCTCGACGCCCTGTCTCATGCAATGGGTGAAGAACTGGCAGAGGGCAGGCAGGTACATCTGGATGGTATCGGTTACTTCCACCCTACCCTCACCTGCACGGAAGAAATAAAAGAAGATACAAAACGGAAGAATACGAAAGTAAGGCTGAAAGGCATCAAATTCCGGGCGGATCAGGATCTGAGGAGTGAAATCGGAAATGTGAAACTGAAGAATATAAAACACAATGGACACTCCAACAAATTATCGGACGAAGAAATAGACCGCCGACTGACCGTCTACTTCAGTCAGCACCACATGATGACAAGAAGTGATTTCCAAAGGGTATGCGGCATGATGAAATCGACTGCAATGGGGCATATCCGCCGTTTACGCGGGGAAGGAAAGCTAAAAAACATCGGATTACAGAACCAACCGATATATGCGCCAAATGTGGGGTATTACGGTATAACAGAAGAAGTTATGATGTAA
- a CDS encoding OmpA family protein, whose amino-acid sequence MKKSIILSAFVLAALTANAQTTVQGSKFTDNWSIELKTGIITPVSHSAFFKNARPALGIEFTKQLTPVFGLGVQGMGYINTSNSKTAFDASDLSLLGKVNLMNLFAGYTGTPRIFEVEAVAGAGWLHYYMNGSGDMNSWSSRFGMNFNFNLGEAKAWTIGVKPALVYDMQGDYNRSRFNVNNAAFELTAGVAYHFGGSNGSHHFTLAKLYDPAEISDLNNSINNLRSQVNEKNGQINVDAQKISALQQEVNNLQNRAVPVETIVETSRIPESIVTFRQGKSTVDASQLPNVERVASYMKKHANTTVVIKGYASPEGSAEVNARIAKARAEAVKTILVNKYKINPSRITAEGQGVGDMFTEPDWNRVSICSIIEDAK is encoded by the coding sequence ATGAAAAAATCAATTATTTTATCAGCATTTGTTTTAGCAGCATTGACTGCAAATGCCCAGACTACCGTACAAGGCAGCAAATTCACAGACAATTGGTCTATAGAACTAAAAACCGGTATTATAACTCCTGTAAGCCACAGCGCTTTCTTCAAGAATGCCCGCCCGGCTTTGGGAATTGAGTTTACGAAGCAACTGACCCCCGTTTTCGGACTGGGAGTTCAAGGCATGGGATATATAAACACCTCGAACAGTAAGACAGCTTTTGATGCTTCAGACCTTAGCTTATTGGGTAAAGTCAACCTGATGAACCTGTTCGCAGGCTATACAGGTACTCCCCGGATATTTGAAGTAGAAGCCGTAGCCGGTGCAGGATGGCTGCACTACTATATGAATGGTTCCGGAGATATGAACTCCTGGTCCAGTCGTTTCGGAATGAATTTCAACTTCAACCTCGGAGAAGCTAAAGCTTGGACGATAGGAGTCAAACCGGCATTGGTATATGATATGCAAGGCGACTACAACCGTAGCCGATTCAATGTGAACAATGCCGCCTTTGAACTAACAGCAGGTGTAGCTTACCACTTTGGTGGTAGCAACGGAAGCCATCACTTTACTTTGGCTAAACTCTATGATCCAGCCGAGATAAGCGACCTGAACAATTCTATCAATAATCTTCGCTCACAAGTGAACGAGAAAAACGGTCAGATCAATGTCGACGCACAGAAGATCAGCGCATTGCAACAAGAAGTCAACAATTTACAGAACCGGGCAGTTCCTGTTGAAACAATAGTGGAAACCAGCCGTATTCCGGAATCCATTGTTACTTTCAGGCAAGGTAAATCTACAGTCGATGCCTCTCAGTTGCCAAATGTGGAACGTGTGGCTTCTTACATGAAGAAACACGCAAATACAACAGTAGTGATTAAGGGATACGCTTCACCGGAAGGTAGTGCCGAAGTCAACGCAAGAATAGCTAAAGCGCGTGCTGAAGCAGTAAAGACAATCTTGGTGAATAAGTATAAAATCAACCCGTCACGTATTACTGCCGAAGGTCAGGGAGTGGGTGACATGTTCACAGAACCGGATTGGAACCGGGTTAGTATCTGTTCTATTATTGAAGATGCCAAATAA
- a CDS encoding SagB/ThcOx family dehydrogenase: MRKVQLLLVCLVLSVAASAADKVVKLPKPNLNRAGTVMKALSERQSTREYASKALSLADLSDLLWAANGINRPESRKRTAPSALNKQDVDVYVILPEGSYVYDAKNHQLNLVSEGDHRDAVAGGQTFVKAAPASLVLVSDVSLFGDAQKPQNQVVGAIDVGIVSQNISLFCANAKLATVPRGSMDATQLKKVLKLKDSQIPMLNHPVGYFK; the protein is encoded by the coding sequence ATGAGAAAAGTACAACTATTGTTAGTTTGTTTAGTGCTTTCAGTGGCTGCTTCTGCTGCTGATAAGGTAGTTAAGTTACCAAAGCCCAATTTGAATCGTGCCGGTACGGTAATGAAAGCATTGTCTGAGCGTCAGTCTACACGTGAATATGCTTCGAAAGCATTGAGCCTTGCTGACTTGTCGGATTTATTGTGGGCTGCTAACGGAATCAATCGTCCGGAGTCTAGAAAGCGGACAGCTCCATCGGCTTTGAATAAGCAGGATGTAGATGTATACGTGATATTACCCGAAGGGAGCTATGTGTACGATGCGAAAAATCATCAGTTAAATCTGGTTTCTGAAGGAGATCACCGCGATGCTGTTGCAGGTGGTCAGACTTTTGTAAAAGCGGCTCCGGCATCTTTGGTACTGGTCAGTGATGTTTCCCTCTTTGGCGATGCTCAGAAACCACAAAATCAGGTGGTTGGAGCTATAGATGTTGGTATCGTTTCGCAGAATATCTCTTTATTCTGTGCTAATGCCAAATTGGCTACAGTGCCGCGAGGTTCGATGGATGCCACTCAGTTGAAGAAAGTATTGAAACTGAAAGATAGTCAGATTCCTATGTTGAATCATCCTGTAGGATACTTTAAATAA
- a CDS encoding DMP19 family protein has product MLTWFLNLLGLKKNIGKGISEDYEPITQELIDATPEDELYTKIMWSLLSDEVWFSDSRKAFSLIYELDGEVCNGGFNQYYFNPSGEDRYEVEKALELIGAIDFSSLMRRANACYETIKPELEKFDDGTSENFSKSYEDNPLTEFDNEYYELNNGGRLFVLMSQFVKKHPQDFISK; this is encoded by the coding sequence ATGCTTACTTGGTTCTTGAATTTACTTGGTTTAAAAAAAAATATTGGTAAAGGTATTTCTGAAGATTATGAGCCTATTACTCAAGAGTTGATAGATGCAACTCCTGAAGATGAGCTATATACTAAAATTATGTGGAGCTTGCTTAGCGATGAAGTTTGGTTTAGCGATTCACGAAAGGCTTTCTCTCTTATTTATGAATTGGATGGAGAAGTTTGTAACGGAGGATTTAATCAATACTATTTCAATCCGTCGGGTGAGGATCGGTATGAAGTTGAAAAGGCTTTGGAATTGATTGGAGCTATTGACTTCTCCAGTCTTATGAGACGAGCTAATGCTTGTTACGAGACAATAAAACCAGAATTAGAAAAGTTTGATGACGGTACATCGGAAAATTTTAGTAAAAGTTATGAGGATAATCCTCTGACAGAATTTGATAATGAATATTATGAGTTGAATAATGGAGGCCGTCTTTTTGTATTGATGTCACAATTTGTTAAGAAACATCCACAGGATTTTATTAGTAAGTAA
- a CDS encoding homocysteine S-methyltransferase family protein yields MDFETCIASHSSVLMEGALGERLKREYGLTINGSVAMADLIYSQQGRVALETLWRGYMGIAGKYNLPFLATTPTRRANKQQVIQAGYDEAIIEDNVRFLRKIKETSNIEMYIGGLMGCKGDAYTGVGALNIEEAYDFHHWQSQLFKLAKADFLYTGIMPVLTEAAGMARAMSDTGIPYIISFTIQKDGKLIDGHTIDYAIRFIDDNVSRKPACYMTNCVHPCIVYEALAHNFNQTDTVRTRFIGIQANTSALSYSELDGSADLQSSSPADLAEGMMKLKSEYDFRIFGGCCGTDDTHMEEIAKSISCGALS; encoded by the coding sequence ATGGATTTTGAAACTTGCATAGCCTCTCATTCTTCAGTTCTGATGGAAGGGGCATTGGGAGAACGATTGAAGCGTGAGTATGGCCTCACCATCAATGGCAGTGTAGCTATGGCTGATTTGATTTATAGTCAACAGGGGCGGGTGGCATTGGAAACTCTTTGGCGGGGCTACATGGGGATTGCTGGAAAATACAATCTACCGTTTTTAGCTACCACTCCGACCAGACGGGCCAATAAGCAGCAAGTTATTCAGGCCGGATATGATGAGGCTATTATTGAGGATAATGTCAGGTTCCTCCGTAAGATAAAGGAAACATCAAATATTGAAATGTATATTGGCGGTCTGATGGGGTGTAAAGGAGATGCTTATACAGGTGTCGGTGCTCTAAATATTGAGGAAGCTTACGACTTTCATCATTGGCAGTCGCAACTATTTAAACTTGCGAAAGCAGATTTCCTGTATACAGGAATTATGCCTGTGCTGACTGAAGCAGCGGGTATGGCGAGGGCCATGTCCGATACCGGAATCCCCTATATCATTAGTTTTACCATCCAAAAAGACGGGAAACTTATTGATGGGCATACCATCGACTATGCTATCCGGTTTATTGACGATAATGTATCTCGCAAACCGGCGTGCTATATGACAAACTGTGTACATCCCTGCATCGTCTATGAAGCTCTTGCACACAACTTCAACCAAACCGATACTGTCCGAACACGGTTCATCGGTATTCAGGCCAACACTTCCGCATTGTCTTATAGTGAACTGGACGGTTCCGCTGATCTGCAATCTTCTTCTCCTGCCGACTTGGCTGAAGGTATGATGAAATTGAAATCAGAATATGATTTTAGGATATTTGGCGGCTGTTGCGGAACGGATGATACACATATGGAAGAAATCGCTAAGTCTATATCTTGCGGAGCATTGTCCTGA
- a CDS encoding helix-turn-helix domain-containing protein produces MKKDILNIETVHQCNCCLGNKTLHPLVSAIDLSKANVMQRTIKFDFYTILLLECEGEDFIYGRKYYDYSNATMIFLTPGQSININEGKAFPRKGWLLAFHPDLLCSTSLGRNIKNYSFFSYHLNEALHLSLREKDKAIECMYNIEKELQHAIDCHSKTLISRYIELLLDYCSRFYDRQFITRNEVNKAILNKMDIALDDYIQSGRLKNGVLPSTKYCADILHLSSRYFSDLLKFETGKNLDEYFQLKRLEVAKEMLLGKGYTVSSVAEKLGYPSVQYFSNLFRKLVGISPSEYRLSQN; encoded by the coding sequence TTGAAAAAGGATATATTGAACATAGAGACTGTACACCAGTGCAATTGCTGTTTGGGAAATAAGACCTTACACCCGTTAGTGAGCGCCATTGACTTATCTAAAGCTAATGTGATGCAGCGTACTATCAAGTTCGATTTCTACACCATCTTACTGTTGGAATGCGAAGGTGAAGATTTCATCTACGGGCGTAAGTATTACGACTATTCCAATGCAACAATGATTTTCCTGACTCCGGGACAATCCATCAATATCAACGAAGGAAAGGCATTTCCCCGAAAGGGCTGGTTGTTGGCTTTTCATCCCGACTTGCTTTGCAGCACTTCATTGGGGCGGAACATTAAGAATTACTCTTTCTTTTCTTATCATCTGAATGAAGCGTTGCACCTTTCCTTGCGCGAAAAGGATAAAGCAATTGAATGTATGTACAATATTGAGAAGGAACTGCAACATGCAATAGACTGTCATAGCAAGACCTTGATTTCAAGATATATAGAACTCCTGTTGGATTATTGTTCCCGTTTCTATGACCGTCAGTTTATCACTCGGAATGAAGTCAATAAGGCGATATTGAACAAGATGGATATTGCGTTGGATGACTATATCCAGTCCGGACGATTGAAAAATGGTGTATTACCCTCTACAAAATACTGCGCAGATATACTTCATTTATCTTCCCGTTATTTCAGTGATTTATTGAAGTTTGAAACGGGGAAGAATCTGGATGAATACTTCCAGTTGAAAAGGCTGGAAGTCGCTAAAGAGATGCTATTAGGTAAAGGTTATACGGTAAGTTCGGTTGCTGAAAAATTGGGCTATCCAAGCGTACAATATTTCAGCAACCTGTTTAGAAAACTGGTAGGGATATCTCCCAGCGAATATAGATTGTCACAAAACTAA